The Methanocella arvoryzae MRE50 genome includes a region encoding these proteins:
- a CDS encoding HNH endonuclease, which yields MTILSAWKKQNNKERDTRRSFTASQKKQLQYQQGGKCAMCKKPLDPRDIEYDHKKAWADGGRTTIVNGRALCGSCHNKASHGQHLNKVEKKPKKPAKKSTSPFDVSLPPMELPKMKTPKGKGGFGLF from the coding sequence TTGACGATCCTTTCGGCATGGAAAAAACAGAACAACAAAGAACGGGATACCCGGCGGAGCTTTACTGCTTCGCAAAAGAAACAGTTGCAGTATCAGCAGGGCGGTAAATGTGCAATGTGCAAGAAGCCGCTCGACCCCAGAGACATCGAGTACGACCACAAGAAGGCCTGGGCCGACGGCGGTCGCACCACGATCGTCAACGGCAGGGCGTTATGCGGCAGTTGCCATAACAAGGCCTCCCATGGGCAGCACCTGAATAAGGTCGAGAAGAAGCCGAAGAAGCCGGCGAAGAAATCGACGAGCCCCTTCGACGTCTCGCTCCCGCCGATGGAGTTGCCGAAGATGAAGACGCCAAAAGGCAAGGGCGGGTTTGGATTATTCTAA
- a CDS encoding MTH865 family protein has translation MTARNEFYKQITGALAGAKFPINTPQELLAAFPNGADTTCQADGVKMTAGEAGKLLKPGDFPFKSAGQVANTILERAGL, from the coding sequence ATGACCGCGAGAAATGAGTTCTACAAGCAGATCACCGGCGCCCTCGCCGGAGCAAAGTTCCCGATCAACACGCCCCAGGAGCTGCTGGCCGCTTTCCCCAACGGCGCAGACACGACGTGCCAGGCCGACGGAGTCAAGATGACGGCCGGCGAAGCAGGAAAGCTCCTCAAGCCGGGAGATTTCCCGTTCAAGAGCGCAGGGCAGGTGGCAAACACAATACTGGAGCGCGCAGGATTGTAA
- a CDS encoding winged helix-turn-helix domain-containing protein: MDNCKQASREFAEIKKQLAEVKNDLRKYTEQTNQQYFELLLASSRKDVTRALQAHLLEDIDEGLDTGMVKRCDMRETCRNTFGEVLSRNAGLILLDRVGEDQIGERRAELEKIREKAPYKKCSVCFTEVSKLFAKEVSLMQSLRIYNSGEELRTSITALPEEEFVESVLDPLSNKARLQILKALYVETKTFSALSELTGLRGGNLLFHIQKLLDTGMILQKHEGGEYLITEKGFTVMNKINEVHAALNS, translated from the coding sequence ATGGATAATTGTAAGCAGGCCAGCCGGGAGTTCGCCGAGATTAAAAAGCAGCTCGCGGAGGTTAAGAACGACCTCAGGAAGTATACTGAACAGACCAACCAGCAGTACTTCGAGCTACTGCTTGCCAGCTCTCGGAAGGACGTCACCCGGGCTCTGCAGGCCCACTTGCTCGAAGATATCGACGAAGGGCTGGATACAGGCATGGTGAAGCGCTGCGATATGCGGGAGACCTGCCGCAATACGTTCGGCGAAGTGCTCTCCCGGAACGCCGGGCTCATCCTGCTCGACAGGGTCGGCGAAGACCAGATCGGCGAACGCAGGGCCGAGCTGGAAAAGATCCGGGAAAAGGCGCCGTACAAGAAATGCAGCGTTTGCTTCACCGAGGTCTCGAAGCTCTTCGCGAAGGAGGTCAGCCTGATGCAGTCACTCCGGATCTATAATTCCGGAGAGGAACTGCGCACGAGTATCACGGCCCTGCCGGAAGAAGAGTTCGTCGAAAGCGTCCTGGATCCCCTTTCCAATAAGGCCCGTCTGCAGATCCTGAAAGCGCTGTACGTAGAAACGAAGACTTTCTCGGCTCTGTCGGAGCTCACCGGGCTTCGCGGGGGCAACCTGCTGTTCCACATCCAGAAGCTGCTCGATACCGGGATGATCCTTCAGAAGCACGAAGGCGGGGAATATCTCATCACTGAAAAAGGGTTTACGGTGATGAACAAAATCAATGAAGTCCACGCGGCCCTGAACTCTTAA
- a CDS encoding pyridoxamine 5'-phosphate oxidase family protein yields the protein MVNLTNEIKQAFDTVKLFPIATASKAGEPNVTPHGFVMLVDDQTVWIGDIFMKTTLKNVQENPRASIYLHGPETKGCYQLKGDITVKSSGPEFEKLNEIVRSKMPGAHAKNLLIMKITGVYQCAPGPAAGDQIL from the coding sequence ATGGTCAATTTAACAAACGAGATCAAGCAGGCGTTTGACACCGTAAAGCTGTTTCCGATCGCCACCGCCTCAAAGGCTGGAGAGCCCAACGTAACTCCTCACGGGTTCGTGATGCTGGTCGACGATCAGACTGTCTGGATCGGCGACATCTTCATGAAGACGACTCTTAAAAATGTCCAGGAAAACCCGCGGGCATCGATCTACCTGCACGGGCCCGAAACAAAGGGCTGCTATCAGCTAAAAGGGGACATCACAGTGAAATCAAGCGGTCCCGAGTTCGAGAAGCTGAACGAAATAGTCAGGTCTAAGATGCCCGGCGCGCATGCAAAGAACCTGTTGATCATGAAGATCACCGGAGTTTACCAGTGCGCCCCGGGCCCTGCTGCGGGCGACCAGATCCTCTGA
- a CDS encoding sensor histidine kinase, with protein sequence MVTTGLLARVSIPLELYSQQLKPDTGDVMSILFAFNDTPYMIAMVITWIVTLLMAVYVWVRRTSPGGRYFALLMLMISEWAVMAVLEMAAVDLPTKILFGKLSYIAVVSLGLLFFSFAMDFCGRKTWIRGKQALALWIFPAVVLVLAFTNEWHGLLWPSVTLGPVPGEMAIYSHGLLFYLFTAYAYFFAFVGVMALIATAMKSSVERRAQISSVLIAAALVIAGNLLYIFGVRLPGGIDPFPFLLAIAFVYVSWCIFSNHLFDIMTIASAQLIADAGDGIIVIDGRGIVVELNDSAGRMIGVEGEAVGISLDDVLVQAPGLKSCLQDRRETPVEARADSGGHVRWLDIRSSCLHDSRGKPSGWLYVLRDITDRKRAEEKLQTACDRLIRSNEALKREIADREKAEGQALAMLQEKEVLLKEIHHRVKNNLQIISSLLSLQAGSITGESLDKKFRESQDRIRTMALIHEKLYQSKDLSHIDFEEYVGSLTGYLSRSYVAGGNVRIDLDISDISLDIDVAIPCGLIINELVSNSFKYAFPGGRPGTISVRMKRVAGEYELTVADDGKGLPEGFDFRTSPSLGLLLVNTLVGQLDGVIMQVGTRGTCFKITFPVPGPGK encoded by the coding sequence ATGGTGACAACTGGACTGCTGGCCAGAGTCTCCATTCCTCTCGAGCTGTACAGTCAACAATTAAAGCCTGACACCGGTGACGTCATGAGCATCCTCTTCGCTTTCAACGATACGCCTTACATGATAGCGATGGTGATCACCTGGATCGTTACGCTCCTCATGGCTGTGTACGTCTGGGTGCGTCGCACATCGCCGGGAGGCCGGTATTTTGCGCTACTGATGCTGATGATCAGCGAGTGGGCGGTGATGGCAGTCCTGGAGATGGCGGCGGTAGACCTGCCGACCAAGATTCTCTTCGGGAAACTGTCCTACATCGCGGTGGTATCCCTCGGCCTGCTCTTCTTCTCCTTTGCCATGGACTTTTGCGGGCGTAAAACCTGGATCCGGGGGAAGCAGGCGCTGGCCTTGTGGATCTTTCCTGCTGTCGTGCTGGTGCTGGCCTTCACCAACGAATGGCACGGCCTTTTATGGCCCAGTGTAACGCTCGGGCCTGTGCCGGGGGAAATGGCCATTTATAGCCATGGCCTTCTCTTTTACCTCTTTACCGCTTACGCCTATTTCTTCGCTTTTGTGGGCGTTATGGCGCTAATAGCTACTGCGATGAAATCGTCTGTCGAGCGTCGCGCGCAGATCTCGTCCGTGTTGATTGCAGCTGCACTGGTTATCGCCGGGAACCTGCTCTACATTTTCGGCGTTCGCCTGCCGGGCGGCATCGACCCGTTCCCGTTTTTGCTGGCGATCGCGTTCGTCTACGTCAGCTGGTGTATCTTTAGCAATCACCTCTTCGACATCATGACTATCGCCAGCGCACAGCTGATCGCCGATGCAGGCGATGGCATCATCGTCATCGACGGCCGGGGCATCGTAGTCGAGCTGAACGATTCTGCGGGTCGGATGATCGGTGTTGAGGGGGAGGCCGTAGGCATATCTCTGGATGACGTGCTGGTTCAGGCGCCGGGGCTGAAGAGCTGTTTACAGGATCGCCGGGAGACGCCTGTAGAGGCCCGGGCGGATAGCGGCGGCCATGTCCGGTGGCTGGACATCCGGTCATCCTGCCTGCACGACAGCCGTGGAAAGCCTTCCGGATGGCTATACGTGCTTCGGGATATCACTGATCGGAAGCGTGCTGAAGAAAAGCTGCAGACGGCGTGCGATCGGCTTATTCGCTCGAACGAGGCCCTGAAGAGAGAAATTGCAGATCGTGAGAAAGCCGAAGGCCAGGCTCTCGCGATGCTGCAGGAGAAGGAGGTGCTGCTCAAGGAAATCCATCACCGGGTGAAGAACAACCTCCAGATCATCTCCAGCCTCCTCAGCCTCCAGGCCGGGAGCATTACCGGAGAATCCCTCGATAAAAAGTTCCGCGAAAGCCAGGATCGTATCCGGACGATGGCGCTGATTCACGAGAAGCTGTACCAGTCGAAGGACCTGTCGCACATCGATTTTGAGGAGTACGTCGGCAGCCTGACCGGCTACCTGTCCCGGTCCTATGTGGCAGGCGGAAACGTCCGGATAGATCTGGACATCAGCGATATTTCGCTCGACATCGACGTTGCGATACCCTGCGGCCTGATCATCAACGAGCTCGTATCTAACTCCTTCAAGTATGCGTTCCCCGGGGGACGGCCCGGAACAATTTCCGTCCGCATGAAACGAGTCGCCGGGGAATACGAGCTGACCGTGGCTGACGATGGCAAGGGGCTGCCAGAGGGCTTCGATTTCCGCACGTCGCCCTCCCTGGGTCTACTGCTGGTCAACACCCTCGTCGGGCAGCTTGACGGGGTCATTATGCAGGTCGGGACCCGCGGAACCTGCTTTAAGATCACCTTCCCGGTCCCGGGCCCCGGAAAATGA
- a CDS encoding tyrosine-type recombinase/integrase: MAENTIKSLRVNQESKQRTERKRISFGTIQQAQIAVNKPLDKYATLERLENYLIYTKRYSKVNIKAVMDSATYLLRYYDLSKIDAEKAQEIEEHQREKGMKSRTIVRRLHTLELISEAIGQPVKIKKPKVVKETKVGLTLLECRALMQSANSIRDRAIISLMLCTGARAKEIVAANVDDIDLKQRFFYIRAHSPDEIVKNYREHKAILTKDAARYIQEWLDIRPEVDEKALFLNTWAERLTKSGLHKIVVSTAKRAGIEKRCYSHLLRAACATNMLRSGISLNDVAAQLNHRSILSTMVYLTSDTETLRDSIDKRFIL; the protein is encoded by the coding sequence ATGGCTGAAAATACTATAAAAAGCCTTCGTGTGAATCAAGAGAGTAAGCAGAGGACAGAAAGAAAGAGGATTAGCTTCGGAACGATACAACAAGCGCAGATAGCTGTCAATAAGCCCTTAGATAAATACGCCACGCTCGAAAGGCTTGAGAACTACCTGATTTACACGAAGAGATATAGCAAGGTCAATATCAAGGCAGTAATGGACTCTGCTACATACCTTCTTAGATACTACGACCTGTCAAAGATAGATGCAGAAAAGGCGCAGGAAATCGAGGAGCACCAGAGAGAAAAGGGAATGAAATCGAGGACTATTGTCCGAAGGCTGCACACCCTTGAGCTTATTAGTGAAGCCATAGGCCAGCCAGTAAAGATCAAGAAGCCGAAAGTCGTAAAGGAAACTAAGGTCGGACTGACATTATTAGAGTGTCGGGCTTTGATGCAGTCGGCTAACTCAATCCGTGATCGTGCCATTATCAGCTTAATGCTTTGTACAGGGGCCAGAGCGAAAGAGATCGTAGCTGCGAACGTTGATGACATTGACCTTAAACAGAGATTCTTCTATATTCGGGCGCACAGCCCTGACGAGATAGTTAAAAACTACCGTGAGCACAAAGCCATTTTGACGAAGGATGCCGCAAGGTATATTCAAGAATGGCTTGATATTCGGCCAGAGGTCGATGAAAAGGCGCTATTCCTCAATACGTGGGCTGAGAGGCTTACGAAAAGCGGCCTGCATAAGATCGTAGTCAGTACAGCCAAGAGAGCAGGCATCGAAAAGCGATGTTATTCACACTTACTAAGGGCTGCTTGCGCCACTAACATGCTGCGGTCTGGTATAAGCCTAAATGACGTGGCTGCACAGCTAAATCATAGGTCGATTCTCAGTACCATGGTCTACCTGACAAGTGACACTGAAACCCTACGTGATAGTATAGATAAGCGATTTATCCTTTAA